The sequence TCTGATGCTTCACTGTAAGGATATTTTCCCTCTAACCGTGAATCCATCACTTTTTTCagctttcttttatttgatagGTATGGTTTCACCCAGTTCACAAGTACTATTTGCGCTTTTGGACGTCGTTTGTCAGTAGCACGTAAGCCTGTGAGCATCTCAACCAAAACCACTCCAAAACTGTAGACGTCGCTCTTTACATACAAATGACCTATTCAATCAGCATTGCATCAAAGTTATCGAAAAGCTTAACAGAAGATGCACCTTAAGTGGCTTCAAGtgattcaaatttaattaaggtTGAAACATTTTACTAAATCACCATTTGGCCATGAGAAATTCAAATTCCATAAGAGCAAGGAAATTACCGGAGGCGATGAATTCCGGAGGAGCATAACCATATGTTCCCAATACACTTGTTTTGAGATTGGAAGTACCAGCTGCAGAGCCCAAAAATGCCAAGCCAAAGTCTGAGATTTTTGCATCATAGCACTGAAGTAAAACCAAAATGTTAGAAGAAACCTATGCTTTATGGATCTGTAAGTTAAATTTTCaggaaaaagaagcaaatttgTACATATTCTTCAATTACTTGGTCTTTATTCTCATCACCACCATGTGGTCAATTGAGAGAAAGGAAGACAAGATGACAAAGCACATTAATAGAGAGAGAATAGAGTTGATATCTTAATCATCAGATATACAATAGAATTCTTGCTAGATGGCAATATAGAGTATAAGATTTTAACCTTATCAAGCAGTACATTTGAGGACTTAAAATCTCTGTGAATTATTGGTGCATCTAGCGTGTGCATGTAAGCCAGTCCCCGAGCCATTCCTTTAGCAATTTTAAACCTCACGGTCCATGGAAGTGGCCGAAGTGAACCTTCTGCAGGAGTATACAaatgtgtcatacaaagaaCATATGAATATTATGCTTGTGGGAAAATCCTCATTTCAATCTGTGGAATGTTAAATAATGGTTATTAACTCTTACTTCCAAACAGATGGTAATTTAAGCTGCCATTTTGCACAAATTCATAGACAAGGAAGAATTTTCCACCCTCCAAACAGTATCCCAATAACTTTACAAGGTTAGGGTGAGAAAGGCTTCCCAAAATATTCACCTCAGCCTGCATTAACATGTGGGCAAAGAAAAAGCATATAATCCACACATGAAAACTCAATGTTCAATTAAATTGGAAGTGAGGTTTaagagaaatattaaaattaaaaactagtTCCTTGCCATTGGAAGAGGTAAAAATAGTATTGATTTTACAGATTTGGAATATCATGAATGCAGAACTATGTAATCACAATTGTCAGAATCTAACCGAAAACCAATTGGTCTTAGGTGGAGAGGCCCAGCAGCACAAGCAAATCCTCATCCACAGTTAATGTGGGATAACACCACGTTACAACACCCCACCCAGCAAAACGTGCCAGGAGCCAGGTAGGTAAAGCCGTACAGGCAGAGACCAGGCCTAGGGCAAGACAAAatcaagctctgataccattaATGTTTTGATGGTTTATCTCTATTAGTGGTTTCAAGAAGTTCAACATTAATGTATTGTATACAACATCACATACTAGGCACTTTCTTATAACCTCACATAGAAATCATTATCTCTGCAACACTATCATCTAAAGTAGAATTCTTGGTCAACTATTCAGGGAAGACATTGACATAACAAATGCATCAATAAATGAAGCTTTCAGCAATTTGTTGCTGAGTTTGATTTCCATGAGTTTCTGTCATAAGTAACCAAATCAGAATGTGAGTTATTAATTATCAGCTGCAGAGTTTCTTTCCACCATAAAGTAGAAGAGGAAAAATTTGACATAAGGCATGCTAGAAAGACGGTAGGAGGATGTTAACAAGAGGAACTGGGAATTAGTTCTAAGAAATCTCAGAACAATATGCTAATCAAGCAATCTTTAGATGATATGGAGCCAAGCGGCCAAAGAAATGATTAAGTATTATGAATTCCTTTTTATCGAAATTCACTGTAGCAACCAACTAAATCCTCAGTAATATGTAAAGCTACTTATGACTTTAACATTATAAGAATCTGATGGAGTGGAACTCATTGCTTAGCATCTTTGGTATACCTTGAAAATATCAGGAACAAGCTAATAACAAATCAGAACAACAACCTCTACAGATGCTCTATGttttctattgataaatttaatattttggcTAATCAATCAAGAATAGCATCATAGTGTAACAccttaataataaagaaacacAGTATATGAAGAATACCAGCCACTCCTTAAACCCTTGCCTGCTTCTGGTATCCAATGTTTTGACAGCAATGACCAATTTCTTTATTCCCTCAGATGGAACCTTCTCCTTGAGGCCACCTTTATAAACTTTACCATAACCTCCCCTACCCACAATCATATCACTTCTGAAATTGCGAGTGGCAGCCTTCAATTGTGCATAAGTGAAAACTCTCAAGTGTTCACCAGCAGTAATTCCTCCATGAGAAAGAACCTCATCAGTAATTTCCCTGGAGGATTGGTTGTTGGCCCCAAGATTGGTCAAACTGCTACTTACTTGAGATATCCATGTTGTGAAATTGGTGCTTGCCACAGTTTGCCAACTGCTGTTACTAATAGCAATAGATGCATCtaccaaataaagaaaaagaaaaaaaatttaagccAACATATAAAACTGTTAAAGAATGTTAATATTGTGGAAGTGTACCTTGGCTCAAATGGGAGATGGTGGTTGGCCTTGGTGGATATGGGTTTGGCTCATCAACAGGAGAACCCCAGCAAATCCCCATTGCTATTgtatcctttttctttccttctatAACAGATaaatggagagagagagagatacaTTGAAGACGTCGTGTTTCCTCTCTTCCCTCTCAAAAGGCAAGGTAGGAGTCAACTTTGACTTGGATAAATTGCTGTCTTTGTCCAACcactaaagagaaaaatatactccaaatttatttcttcacCTGCGGAGTATTTTCATAAGTGAAATTGCAGTAAAAGATGTTAAATCTAATCCTTTTCTTAGGATTAAAAGACATTTGagttcaatattattattcttcagTTAATTAGGTTCAcgtatttattttagattccTTAAGCAGTGGCCTAATTCCACAATCTCATTACTAAAGGCAGAGCCACAACCAGTCATGAAGCTTCTGTAAGGCAAAAGCTTCGCCTTTTACTAGTTATGCTTTACAGGCACGTCCATAAGTAACCATTAACAACCAATTCTGATGCAAAGATACTGAAAAGGAGAGATCTCTTTCTCTGTTGATTTTGCATCTGTCTGAAATTTCTGACCTCCTCTCAATAGAAGGTGCCTTCTATGTAAGAGAAGATTAAAAGCCAAGATCAATATATTTACAAGGTTtgtgaaaaattatttgtagAATTATCatccttatttataaagaaataagatcaatagctaGAACGAGAtcaacttaattaatcctaaaaactaacaagttaatagaattaaattaagatagAAGTGAAATTAAAGCCAaaacaataagctttaatctcaagaacactcaaaaaaaactttttaagCAAAAATAAGGTTTATTATTCAATCAAAGGATGTCTTTGCCGAATTGGCTATACAACCTATTTATAGTGTTTTTAAACACTTAATAACGAAATTAAACTTTAGAATATAGTCACTTATTCGGCTGAAATAAAGTTactattataaaagaattcttaaataaaagacttcctaaagaaataaaacttgaagtaaaagaaaactcctattttgacttggacttgttaaaagaaaactcataTTTTAACTTGGactttgactttgaatattcaaccttGGACTTAGGCTTTACGTTTGGACTTGAATTCAACACAAATCAGATCTGATCTTCATGTCTTTACGTTGAGCTTTAATCtatgaatgaaatacaattaattaaagttgAATCTTGATTTTCTAAGTCCAACTCGCTAACCTTGCTTCTTAAATGCATCTTGTCTATCACGTAGACCATGAAAGAACACAAGGCAGCCGTGAATCTCTTGCTTCTAGCTCGTGTGATTGGACCCTCATACTTTAATGGATCCATCCGTTGCTTGCTTGGTGTTGAAGGATCAGCCTTAATTTTATCATCCCCTCCCTCCTCGAAAGGATTCATCCTCGAATCAAGACcttcataaaaaaatagagataaaTTAGCAACATTGAATGTAGCATTAACTCCATACTCACCAGGCAAGTCAATCTTGTAAGCATTATTTTTGATGCGTTCCAACACTGGAAAAGGTCCATCTCCCCTTGGCATCAACttgctttttctttggttTATGAATCTTTCTTTGCGCATGTATATCCACGCCCAATCTCCGGGTTCAAAGATCACctattttcttcctttgttgGCGTGTTTAGCATTTGCTTCATTCTTGCGCTCTAGATTAGCACGAACCTGTTAATGTAATTTAAGCACATATTCGGCCTTTTTCTTGCCATCAAGGTTAGTTTGTTCCTttaaaggtaaagaaatcatatcTAAATGACTCAAAGGTATAAACCCATAGACAAACTCAAAAGGGAAAAATTTAGTTGAAGAATGCATGGTtctattataagcaaattctaCATGCGGCAAGCAATCTTCTCAACTCTTAATGTTGCGTTTACCATAGTGCATAGTAGTTGTGATAGTGTTCTATTTACTACTTCAGTTTGACCATcggtttgtgggtgataagtTGTTGAAAATAACAAGCATATACCTAACTTACCCCATAAAGTCTTCCAAATGTAGCTCAAAAACTTAGCATCCCTATCACTAACTATAGTGCGTggcataccatgtaaacgCACTACTTCTCTAAAGAATAGGTCAGCAATATGTTGTGCATCATTAGTTTTCTTACAAGCTATAAAATGTGtcatctttgaaaacctatcaacaacaacaaatatgCTATCATGCCCATGCCTAGTTCTAGGTAATCCAagtacaaaatccatagaaataTCAACCCAAGGTGCACTAGGTATAAGGAGAAGCATATACAAACCATGTGGTTGAAACTTAGACTTAGCATGTTTGCACACAATATAATTTACACAAAATCGCATAACATCATTTTTCATGCAAGGCTAGTAAAAGTGATCATGCAatacatctaaagtcttttaaacaccaaagtgtcccatcaaaccaccCTCATGTGCTTTTTTTCACAAGTAAATCACGCATAGAACAAGAAGGAATGCATaaacattttttaaagaaacGAAAACCATCATGCCTATAATACTTATCAAACGCACCTTGTTCACATGCCTTATACACTTGGCCGAAATTACTATCATCATGATATAAgtcttttatttgttcaaaACCTAGTAATTTGGCATCTAAAACAGCAATTAAAGCATACATTTTAGATAAAGCATCGTTCACTATAtttaccttgcttgtacttgaTGACATAATGGAATACTTCAATGAActcactccatttagcatgtGTTCTATTCAGCTTGTTTTGACCCTTTAAGTACTTCAAGAATTCATGATCGGTGTGGATCACGAACTCTTTGCGCAGCAAGTAATGTTGCCATACTTCTAAAGCTCTAATAAGTGCATAGAGTTCCTTGTTataagttggatacttcaAGCTTGCTCCATTCAACTTTTCGCTAAAATAGGTTATTGGTTTTTCGTCTTACATTAGAACAACTCCAATACCTATACCGgaagcatcacaatcaatcTCAAAAGATGTATCAAAATTAGGAAGAGATAGAATAAGAGAAGAAGTAAGTTTTTATTTGAGCAAGTCAAACGCCGATTGTTGTGCTTCTTCCCAATTAAACTTCACATCTTTCTtcactaattcattcaatagTGTGGCAATGATACTAAAATCTTTCAAAAAACGCCTATAGAAGCTTGCTAGTCCATGAAAACTCTGAACTTCACTTACATTTGTGGGAATTGGCCACTCTTTGATTGCCTTCACCTTTTCTTCATCAACCTCAATTTCTTTtgcactaacaacaaaaccaagaaaaaaaaatttgtttttgCAAAATTCGCACTTCTTGAGGTTATCAAATAGAACTTCTTTACGTAAAGTTTCAAGAACTAAACGCACGTGCTTTACATGTTCATCATAAGACCTGCTATAAATAagtatatcatcaaaatagacaaccaCAAACCTGCCTATATAAGCAcacaaaacatgattcattaatctcatgaatgtactaggtgcattagttaaactAAACGAcatgactaaccactcatataaactaaatttagttttgaatattgttttccattcatcaccctctttcattctaatttgatgataaccaaTTTTTAGATCAATCTTAGTGAACACAATAGCcccatgcaactcatcaagcatatcatctaacctacgtataggatgacgatatttaatagttattttattaattgcatGGTAATCCACACACATACGCCAagaaccatctttcttagggacaAGTATAACAGGAACAGCACATGGATTTAAactttccctaacataacctttaTTAAGAAGTTCTTCCACTTGGCGTTGTAATTCTTTGGTTTCCTCAGGATTTGCTCTATATGCCGACCTATTAGGTATGGTAGAACCGGgtacaaagtcaatttggtgctaaATTTCATAAATGGATGGTAACCTACTTGGAATTTCGTTGGAAAACATGTCCTCAAACTCCTGCAAAAGAGACTTGAAACTTGAAGGCAAAGCAACATTAAGATCGTTAATGGTTAGAAAACTTTCTCTATAAACAAGCACAGGTATTTGTTTTTGTGACATTAAAGCTTTTCTtacatctctctctcttgccACAAAGCTCGCTCTTCTCTCTTTTGCACTCAActcacctttttcttgcgcctcacaacttaatattttctttttgcgcAAACTCTCTTAATctcctttttttctctcttttatcACACCCCTCATGGTTTTCCACACAGCTCTCCTTTTGCTTGTGCACTTTTTTTTTCACgtgcactctctctctctctttctttttctttttcataggCAACAACTTTAAGTCTCATTATATGTTGGTTTTTATTAACAGTTTTTGGACTTAAAGGTATAAGAGTATAAAGTTTGTTGTGAAGTGTGAGACAATAGCAATTTGAACGCCCCTTGTAGATGACATCTCTATCGAATAGCCATGGCCTTTCCAAAAGTATATGACAAGCTTGCATTGGGATCACATCATACAATACTTCATCTTGGAACTTTTGCACACTAAACGCCACCCAAACTTGCTCTGTAACCTTGATACCTCCcgaatcattcaaccattgaaGAATATATGGTTTTGGATGTTTAGTTGTTGGAAGTTTCAATCGATCCACCATCATTATGCTAGCAACATTAGTGCAACTAccactatcaataattaaaacacaAGGAGTTTCTCTTACCAAATAGCATGTATGGAAGATGTTCTCTCTTTGGCTTTCATCATCAGCCCCTTGTTGCATGTTCAAGGATCTAATGGTGACTCCACATAACTCACCTGAATGCCCCTCTTGCTTAGCTCCATCATCGAAATAGCAATCTTCCAATTCGGGCATTGAATCTTCATCATTTTCAACTCCACTTTCTTCTTCACTAACATACACCAATTCGCCTCCTTTTAATGCTAAAGTGCGTTTGTTCGGACATTGAGAATAGATATGTCCATAGCCTAGGCATTTGAAGCATTGGATCTTTTTGGGCTTGCCTTCTTGAGTTCGGCTTTTATTGCTTTGATCCCCCTTTGTTTCGgttttattatctttagacacttcctttcctttattttggGCAGAATTTGTACCTTTCCAATTGAATTTccaattagaatttattgaaGAGGAGTTCTTGCTCTTTTGCTTCAATTGCAGCTCTATCTTGATTGCCATGTGTAGCATgtcctccatctctacataatgctgcaattcaaCAAAATTAGTAATATCTTTGTTAAGACCATGCAGAAATCGAGCCATAGTAGCCTCTCTATCCTCTTTTATATTGGCCCTAATCAAATCAATCTCTATCTCTTGATAATACTCCTCTACGCTCTTTCCCCCTTGTACCAAACTTTGTACCTTATTGTACAACTCTCTATAGTAATGAGAAGGAACAAAGCGTTTTCTCATTATTCGTTTCACTTCAGCCCATATTTGGATCTCCCCCTCACCATTCCTACGCCTATTACTCACTagttgatcccaccaaattgCGGCATAATGGGTGAATTCAACTACGAccaattttacttttttctcttcactatagttatggcattcaaATACTCTctcaaccttcttttcccactctAGATACAACTCGGGATCACTCTTACCTTGGAAGGAAGGAATTGTAAGCTTAATACTACCCAAGTTTGAATCTACCTTATTTCTCCTATGGTGAGTTTCGGTTCTATCTCCCCATTC is a genomic window of Ricinus communis isolate WT05 ecotype wild-type chromosome 2, ASM1957865v1, whole genome shotgun sequence containing:
- the LOC8281378 gene encoding probable serine/threonine-protein kinase PIX13, producing the protein MGICWGSPVDEPNPYPPRPTTISHLSQDASIAISNSSWQTVASTNFTTWISQVSSSLTNLGANNQSSREITDEVLSHGGITAGEHLRVFTYAQLKAATRNFRSDMIVGRGGYGKVYKGGLKEKVPSEGIKKLVIAVKTLDTRSRQGFKEWLAEVNILGSLSHPNLVKLLGYCLEGGKFFLVYEFVQNGSLNYHLFGKGSLRPLPWTVRFKIAKGMARGLAYMHTLDAPIIHRDFKSSNVLLDKCYDAKISDFGLAFLGSAAGTSNLKTSVLGTYGYAPPEFIASGHLYVKSDVYSFGVVLVEMLTGLRATDKRRPKAQIVLVNWVKPYLSNKRKLKKVMDSRLEGKYPYSEASEIAQLAIKCLHNEAHLRPSMKEVAETMERIEASRHKRNRA
- the LOC107261464 gene encoding uncharacterized protein LOC107261464, whose protein sequence is MSNQSSSKDSDHGIPDMRAFMEAVKSKLERQRLDNENRYAEMMDELIKIKSKSRGRSFRDEESMSRARRGTWRDEEEWGDRTETHHRRNKVDSNLGSIKLTIPSFQGKSDPELYLEWEKKVERVFECHNYSEEKKVKLVVVEFTHYAAIWWDQLVSNRRRNGEGEIQIWAEVKRIMRKRFVPSHYYRELYNKVQSLVQGGKSVEEYYQEIEIDLIRANIKEDREATMARFLHGLNKDITNFVELQHYVEMEDMLHMAIKIELQLKQKSKNSSSINSNWKFNWKGTNSAQNKGKEVSKDNKTETKGDQSNKSRTQEGKPKKIQCFKCLGYGHIYSQCPNKRTLALKGGELVYVSEEESGVENDEDSMPELEDCYFDDGAKQEGHSGELCGVTIRSLNMQQGADDESQRENIFHTCYLVRETPCVLIIDSGSCTNVASIMMVDRLKLPTTKHPKPYILQWLNDSGGIKVTEQVWVAFSVQKFQDEVLYDVIPMQACHILLERPWLFDRDVIYKGRSNCYCLTLHNKLYTLIPLSPKTVNKNQHIMRLKVVAYEKEKERERESAREKKSAQAKGELCGKP